GCGGCGGGCGTGCTGTACCCGCTGACCGGCTGGACGCTGTCGCCCATGGTCGCGGCGCTGGCGATGAGCCTCAGCTCCGTCTCGGTCGTGGTCAACGCGTTGCGGCTTCGTCGTGCGCCGATCTGACAACGTGCCCCGTGTTCAGCGAGGCGCGTCGAACGACGGCGGGGCATCCTCCGGTCGGGTGGCCCAGGCCTTGTCCGGTGTGGCCGAGAGATCGAACCGCAGCGTGCCACCCTTGAGTGCGAACGACTCCGGCAGCCAAGCGCGTAACGACGCCTTGCCGTCGACGCGCAACGCCGTGACATACGGCTTGCCCGGCCCGGCATCCGGCGCCTCGATCACGATGTTGCCAGCGGCGCGGTGGATGGTGGCGCGGGTGAACAGCGGGCTACCCACGACCATTTCCGCGCGGCCGGGAATGGACGGATAGACGCCCAGCGCGGCAAATACGTACCAGGATGACATCTGGCCGAGGTCGTCGTTGCCGGGAATGCCCTTGGGCTCATTGAGCCAGAGGGTGTCGAGCACGCGGCGCACCAGCTCCTGCGTCTTCCACGGCTGGCCGGCGAAGTTGTACAGCCAGGGCGTGCCGATGGACGGTTCGTTGTCCAGTTCGGCATGCAGCGGGCCGGATTTGGTGACGGCGAACGCGCCGTCGGGCTGGTAGAAGAACGCGTCCAGGCGTGCACGCGCCTTGTCCCGGCCGCCCATGGCGTCGAACAAGCCGGCCACGTTGAAGGGCACCATCCATACGTACTGCGCGGCGCTGCCTTCGACGAAGCCGTCCTCGGTGGATGGTGTGAACGCGTGGGGTGGCTGGGCGTCGTCGTCCTTCACCAGGGCCCAGCTACCGTCCGCGTTGCGGTTGCGGATATAACCGCCTTCCGGCGTCGCCTTCGGGTCGAACAGGTTGCGCCAGTACTGTGCCCGCGCCATGAACCGCTGCGCCGTGGCCGCGTCGCCCAGGCGCCCGGCCAGTGTGCCGATGCCGAATTCCGCCGCGACGGTCTCCAGCGTGTCCGCGGCGGGTCCCCATGCGGGCGCGCCGACCGGTATGTAATGCAGCTTCAGCCAGGCGTCCAGTCCGGGGCGCTGGCCGACACACTCCACCTCGCAGCCGTCGTGTGAGGTATCCAGCGCGGTCGGGTGATCGGCGGCATGCACCAGCGAAGCGAGTGCGCCGGCGGCATCGAAGTCGCGTGCCCCGAAGGCATACATGCCTGCCAGCGCGGCGGCGGACGGATCGCCGTTCATCACGTGCGTGCCGCCGTTGTTGTGCGTCCAGCGATCCCACACGCCGTGGTTCTGTCGTGCCTGGTTGTACAGGCTTTGTGCGATGTCGCTGGCGATGCCGGGATCCAGCCACGCCACCAGCGGCAGCTGCGAACGATAGACGTCCCAGCCGGAGAAATTGGCGTACTGCGCCTTCTGCTTCCCGGTTACCGTGTGGACCTGCTGGTCGAATCCGCGGTACTCCCCGTTGACGTCGCTGAAGACGTTGGGTGTCATCAGCGCGTGGTAGAGCGCGGTGTAGAACACCGTGCGCTGGTCGGTCGTGCCGCCCTCGATCGCGATCTGCGAAAGCCGCGTGTTCCACGCCTGCACGGCTTTGTCGCGCAGTGCCTCGAAGGCGGTGCCGGCCGGGTTTTCCGCGTCCAGGTTGGCCTTCGCGTTGGCGGCGCTGACGTACGAGACGCCGACGCGCACGTTGACCTCGCGGGTGCCCGCCGCGAACCCCAGCCACGCGCCGGACCCGTGGCCCGCATCGGGGAACCCCTCGCCGTAACCGGTGCCGCCAGCGGCTTTCGTCCCGCCGCGGGTGACGGTGCCGTCGGTCCAGGTGCCGGTGGCGGCGAATGGCTGGTCGAACTCGGCCACCACATGCACGGTGTAATAGCTGCGCCGGTCGGCCTCGTTGATATAGCCGCAGAAGTTGCCGCTGGTGACCTCGACGGTGACCCGCCGGTTCGCCTTGTCGACCACCACGCTGGCCTTCTCCGAGCCCACTTCGGAATCGGACGCGCGCACCAGGAGGTTGACCGGCTTGCCGGCGGGGTAGGCGAAGCGCGCGGCGCCCGAGTGCAGGGCGGCGGTCAAGTCGGCGGTGACGCCGTTGTCCAGCGCCACCCGGTAATGGCCCGCCTTGGCCACCTCCTTCGCGTGGCTGAACGTGGATGCGTACGCGGTGCGGTAGTCGGCCGAGGGCGAGGTCGTTACCTCCGTGGTGATCGGCATGAGCGGTACATCGCCCGAGCCGCCCGCGCACCCCCAGCCTTCGACGTTGGTCAGGCTGAAGCCGCGGATCGACCCGGCGCGGTACTCGTAGCCGCCGGGCGCAGCAATGGGCGCCTTCTTGCCCGGCAACGGCGAGGCCTCGGGGCTGAACTGCACCATTCCGAAAGGCACTACCGCCCCCGGGAACACGTTGCCACCGTTGGTGGTGCCGATCAGCGGATTGACCAGGTCGGCGGGCCTGGAGGTCGCGGCAACCACCACGGGCGACAGGGCGAGGGCAAGGACGAGCGGGGGCATCACGCGCAAGGGCCGATCTCCGGATCGATATTTATATCGATTGAAATCCCTATCGCGCGTGCGGACCTGTGCCAGGGGTCATGGATGCAGCGCAGCAATCCTTACCAGAGGATGCCGTTCTCCGGCTGCACCGGTTTCAGCCCGTGCGCTTCGTTGAGCGAATCGCGCAGGTCGATCTCGATGCCGCGGGTGAGCGTGGTGAGCGGTACGTCGTCTTCCAGGTTCTCGAACGGGTTCTGCATGTCGTTACCGATCTGCAGCAATGCGAGGAACAGGAAGCCGGCCATCGTGGAACCCAGCGGGGTATACAGGCCGAGTGTCTCGACCAGGCCCAGCGGCAACAGGATGCAGAAACCGTGGGTGAAGATGGCGGGGTAGGTGGCGTACTGCTGTGGTAGCGGCGTGTTCTTGATCCGCTCCATGCCGCCTTGCGCGTTGGATATGTCCGACAGAGTGCGTGCAAGGCTGGCCAGCAGGATCGGGTCGGGGCGCGCGTCGGCGATCAGCACGCCCGTGCGCGCGTGGATGGCATTGGGCAAGTTGGTGACGTGGCGCAGCCGTTCGATCTCGTCGGCGGGCAGGCGCGGCGTCAACTCGTCCCACGGCGCCTGCCGGCGAAGATGCATGCGCAGCGCGTGCACATAGGCGATCTGGCGATGCGCCACGGTGGCACCCACGCTGCGATCCGGCAGCATGGTGCCGGCTTCGCGGGCCAGGGTGCGCGAGGCATTCACCATCGCGCCCCACAAGGTGCGGGCCTCCCACCAGCGCGCGTACGCCGTGGTGTTGCGGAAGCTCAGGTACACCGCGACGGCGGAGCCGAGCAGGGTGAGCGGCAGGGCCGGAAATTCCGCGGTGAGCCGGGGATGGATCACGTACCAGAATGCCGTGACCACGACATCCCAGGCCAGCAGCCAGATCAGCGGCTTGCCCACGTAACGCAGGATGTGCCCCACATGGGCCCGGCCGGGGAGGATCACGCGTTGTGTTCCCGCTGGATGGCCTCGGCCAGGGGGATGAACTTGAGGGAGTCTTCGTCCAGCACGGCCACCTTGCCGTCGCCGATGCCGTAGACCCAGCCCTGCAGGGCGATGGTGCCGTTGGCCAGCGCGGCGGCCACGGCCGGGTGGGTGCGCAGATGGGTGAGCTGGAGGCGGACGTTTTCCTCGATCACGGCCTGCATCGCTTCGGCGCCTTCCAGCTTGCGTGCGAAGACGGCGCTCCGAGCGGCCTGCGCGTTGCGCAGCCAGGCCTCCACGGTGGGCAGGTCGCGGGTGGATTCGGGGTTGAGCAGGCCCTTCATCGCGCCGCAGTCGGTATGGCCGCAGATGACGATGTGGCGCACGCCCAGCACCGCCACCGCGTACTCGACCACCGCGGAGACGCCACCGAGCATTTCGCCGTAGCCGGGAACGATGTTGCCGATGTTGCGGCAGACGAACAGCTCGCCCGGCTGGGTCTGCGTGATCATCTCTGGAACGACGCGGGAATCGGCACAAGTAATGAAAAGCGTGTGCGGGCTCTGGCCCTCGGCCAGTTCGCCGAAAAGCTTGCGGTTTCCCGGTTCCGGGAAGACCTTGTCGCTGAAGTCCTCGACGCCGCGGAGAAGGCCGAGCAGGCTTTCGTTACGTGGGGTTTCCTGGGTCATGCGCATGGCCTTGGTAAGTGCGCCGCCCGGGCGGGCGGCTGTCCGGCACGCAGTTTAGGACAACACGAGGCCAAAGAAATTCGCGCGGGTATGGAAACCCGCAGGAGCGGGGTTGGGGGTGGTGGCGGCGGCGGTGACGGTGACGGGTGTAGGAGCGCACGATGTGCGCGAAATCATTGCGCGGTGCGCGACATGGTTTCGCGTCGACCCCACCGGGTTCACGCGCCAGGTTGGAGGCATGGCCTCAAAACATGTCGCGCACATCGTGCGCTCCTACGACGCACCGTCCGGATATACCGGACGGACCCGCGCACCATCCGGGGGCTCAGGCCTCCGCGTCTTCCTTGTAGGCATCGATCGGGATGCAGGCGCACATCACGTTCTTGTCGCCGTACACGTTGTCCACGCGGGATACCGGCGGCCAGTACTTGCTGAACTTCAACGAGGGCAGCGGGAAGGCAGCCAGTTCGCGCGGGTAGGCGTGGGTCCACTCCGTGCCCGTGACCATCGCGGCCGTGTGCGGGGCACGGCGCAGCGGGTTGTCCTCGCGATCCAGACGGCCATCTTCCACTGCGGCGATCTCTTCACGGATCTGGATCATGGCGTCGATGAAGCGATCCAGCTCGTGCTGCGATTCGCTTTCGGTCGGCTCCACCATCAGCGTGCCGGAGACCGGGAAGCTCAGGGTCGGGGCATGGAAACCGAAGTCGATCAGGCGCTTGGCGACGTCTTCCGCGCCCACGCCGGTGGCGTCCTTGAGCGGGCGCAGGTCGAGGATGCACTCGTGCGCCACAAGGCCGTTGCGGCCGGTGTACAGCGTCTTGTAGTGCGGGGCCAGGCGACGCGCGATGTAATTTGCATTGAGCAGGGCGACCTGGGTCGCTTTGCGCAGGCCCTCGGTGCCCATCAGCGTGATGTACATCCACGAGATCGGCAGGATGGATGCCGAACCGAACGTGGCTGCGCTCACCATGCCCACGTCGCCCTCGTTGCCGAAGCCGCGGGGCAGGAACGGCGCCAGGTGCGACTTGACCGCACACGGGCCGACGCCCGGGCCGCCGCCGCCGTGGGGAATGCAGAAGGTCTTGTGCAGGTTGAGGTGCGAGACGTCCGAGCCCCACTTGCCGGGCTTGGCCACACCGACCAGCGCGTTCATGTTGGCACCGTCGGTGTACACCTGGCCGCCGTTCTGGTGCACCACGTCGCAGATGGCGACCACGTCTTCCTCGAACACGCCGTGCGTGGAGGGGTAAGTGATCATGATGGCGGCAAGCCGGTCGGAGTACTTCTCGGCCTTGGCGCGGATATCGTCGACGTCCACGTTGCCGTTGGCGTCGCAGCGGGTGACCACCACGGTCATGCCACACATCTGGGCCGAGGCCGGATTGGTGCCGTGCGCGGATTCCGGGATGAGGCAGATGTCGCGGTGGCCCTCGTTGCGCGAGCGGTGGTACGCGCGGATGGCCAGCAGGCCGGCGTATTCGCCCTGGGCACCGGAATTGGGCTGCAGGCTGACCGAGTCGTAGCCGGTGCATTCCACCAGCATCGCTTCCAGTTCGTCGATCAGCTGCTTGTAGCCCTGGGCCTGGTCGGCCGGGGCCAGCGGATGGATGTTGGCGAACTCCGGCCACGTCACCGGGATCATCTCCGCGGTGGCGTTGAGCTTCATGGTGCACGAGCCCAGCGGGATCATGGTGCGATCCAGCGCCAGGTCCTTGTCGGCCAGGCCACGCAGGTAACGCAGCAGCTCGTGCTCGCTGTGGTGGGTGTTGAACACCGGGTGCTGCAGGAAGGCGGTGTCACGAAGCAGGGCAGACGGCAGCGCGTCGGCCGTGGCCGCATCCAGCGCGTCGATGTCACCCAGTTCTGCGCCGAACACGCCGGCCAGCGCCGCGATGTCCGCGCGAGTGGTGGTCTCGTCGAGGCTGATGCCCACGCTGCCCGCATCGATCGCGCGCAGGTTGAGGCCGGCTTTCGCAGCCTTGGCGTGCAATGCCGCGGCATCCACGCCCGTGATGTGCAGCGTGTCGAAGAAATCGTTGCCCACCGTGACACCGGCCTTGCCCAGCACGTCGGCGAGGATGGCGGTGAGGCGGTGCGTGCGGCGTGCGATGCGGGCCAGGCCGTCTGGGCCGTGATAGACCGCATACATGCTGGCCATGACGGCGAGCAGCACCTGCGCGGTGCAGATGTTGGACGTGGCCTTCTCGCGGCGGATGTGCTGCTCGCGCGTCTGCAGGGTGAGGCGGTAGGCCGGCTTGCCCTCGCTGTCGACGGAGACGCCGATCAGGCGGCCCGGCATCGAGCGCTTATAGGCATCGCGACAGGCGAGGTAGGCCGCGTGCGGGCCACCGAAGCCGTAGGGCACGCCGAACCGCTGCGTGTTGCCGACCACGATATCCGCGCCCCAGCTGCCGGGCGCGGCGATCAGGGTGAGGGCAAGCAGGTCGGTGGCGACGCAGACGATGCCGCCGCGTGCGTGCGTGGCGTCGGCCAGCGCGGTGTAGTCGTTGATCCGCCCGAAGGTGTTGGGGTACTGCAGCAGCACGCCGAAGCTGTCGACCGAACCGGCGTCGCCGTCCGCGCCCACATGCAGTTCGATGCCGATGCCGTCGGCGCGCGTGCGCAGCACTTCCAGCGTCTGCGGATGGACGTCCTTCGAGACGAAGAACACGTTGGACTTCGACTTGGCGGACCGCTTGGCCAGCGTCATCGCCTCGGCCGCGGCCGTGGCCTCGTCCAGCAGCGAGGCGTTGGAGATGTCCATCCCGGTCAGGTCGGTGACCATGGTCTGGAAGTTGATCAGGGCCTCCATGCGGCCCTGCGAGATCTCAGCCTGGTACGGCGTATAGGCCGTGTACCAGGCCGGGTTCTCCAGCACGTTGCGCAGGATGACGTTCGGCGTGAGGGTGCCGTAGTAGCCCTGGCCGATGAAGCTGCGGAACACCGTGTTGCGGTCGGCGATGGCGCGGATCTTGGCCAGCGCTTCCTCTTCGGTCACAGCGGTGGGCAGCGACAGCGGCGCGGGCGACTTGATCGAGCCCGGCACGATGGCGTCGGTGAGGGCGTCGAGGCTGGCGTGGCCGACCACGGCCAGCATGGCGTCGATCTCGGCATCGTTCGGACCGATGTGACGCTCGATGAACGCACCGTGGTTCTCGAGTTCGCGCAGCGACGGAGAGTTTTTCTGGCTCATGGCTTTGGAGGCATCCGGAAGAACGTGCCGTGCCGGCACGTGGGGCGCCCCTCTGTCCTTTTGCCTGAGAGTTTGGAGGCGTGTGGCCTCTTGCACCTTCGGCGCCGGATCTAACCGGTCTCTCCAGAGTGATGAAGCACGTCGGTGGTCATGGGAGCCTGAGCGATTACGGGCGTTGCGCCTTCGGCAGCGGGTCCTTCCGCTTCTCCCACCGGGTGTTGCTGCGAACGATTATACAGAGCCGGGGCCAGGGATGATGTCTTTTCGCGACCGTATACCGTTGAGGAGCAGATCGATCCCTGCCAGGTAGTCGGCACGGTCGTCATGGGCGTGCAACGCCGTGGCCATGCTGCGCGTAAAGGGGTAGGCGGCCGGGTCCAGCGCGGTCCAGGTGGCTGCGATGGTTGCCAGGAAGGCCTCGCGGTCGACTCCCCGTGCCTGGCCGTAGCGTGCATTGGCGGCGTTCTGCCCGGCCACGCCGAGGATGTAGCTCCATACCGCAAGCACGGTGGACCATTGCGCCGCCGGCGGTACGTCTAACGCCTGGATCTGCGTACCCAGCGCTTCCAGCAGGCGAATGCCTGGCAGCTGCCCCGGGCTGTGTCCCAGGGCGGTGCCCACCCACGGGTGCCGGTCGATGGCGTCGAACATGCCCAGCGCGATGGCTCGAATCCTGTCGCCGGGTGTCGTTGCTTGATGTGCTGTGCCGTCGGTCGCGGGATCCAGCGTGCGAGCGACGATGGCGTCGCAGGCCGCGGTCAGTAGGTCGTCCTTGTCGGCGATATGCCCGTAGAGGGCCCCGGGCCCGGTCGCCAGGCGCTCGGACAATGCCCGGAAGGTGAGGCCGCCCTCGCCGCGGCTGTCGAGCAAGGCAATGGCGGCGTCGATGATGCGGTCCCGGGTGAGGGAGCGTTCGCGTCGCGGGGGGCGGGAGGACGAATCGACCATGGCCCATATTGACATAAATGGAATGGCGTTCCAATCTGGAACGACGTTCCATTTGCGGTTCGGTCGGCCTCTCAAAACAACTCCCGGAGCAACCATGCCTCCTTCCATCGCAATCATCGGCGCCGGTCTCGGCGGCCTCACGCTGGCGCGCGTTCTCCATGTCCACGGCATGGCCGCGACGGTTTTCGAAGCCGAAGCCTCGGCCACCGTTCGCAGCCAGGGCGGCATGCTGGACATCCATGGCGAGACCGGCCAACTGGCGCTCAAGGCGGCCGGGCTTTACGAGTCCTTCCTGGACCTCGTTCACCCCGGTGGCCAGGCAACCCGTGTCGTCGGCCGTGACGGCACCGTGCTGTTCGCCAACGGGGACGACGGTTCCGGCGATCGACCGGAAGTGCCCCGAGGTTCACTACGGCGCCTTCTGATCGATGCGTTGCCGGCGCGGACGATCCGCTGGGGCAGCAAGCTAACGCAAGCCGTGTCGTCGGGTGACGGCCGGCACGAGCTTCGCTTCGCCGACGGCTCGATCGTCACCACCGACCTGCTCGTCGGTGCCGATGGGGCATGGTCGAAAGTGCGGCCGTTACTCTCCGCCGAGATGCCCGTTTACACGGGGATGTCGTATGTGGAGACGTGGCTGA
This DNA window, taken from Luteibacter sp. 9135, encodes the following:
- a CDS encoding GH92 family glycosyl hydrolase translates to MPPLVLALALSPVVVAATSRPADLVNPLIGTTNGGNVFPGAVVPFGMVQFSPEASPLPGKKAPIAAPGGYEYRAGSIRGFSLTNVEGWGCAGGSGDVPLMPITTEVTTSPSADYRTAYASTFSHAKEVAKAGHYRVALDNGVTADLTAALHSGAARFAYPAGKPVNLLVRASDSEVGSEKASVVVDKANRRVTVEVTSGNFCGYINEADRRSYYTVHVVAEFDQPFAATGTWTDGTVTRGGTKAAGGTGYGEGFPDAGHGSGAWLGFAAGTREVNVRVGVSYVSAANAKANLDAENPAGTAFEALRDKAVQAWNTRLSQIAIEGGTTDQRTVFYTALYHALMTPNVFSDVNGEYRGFDQQVHTVTGKQKAQYANFSGWDVYRSQLPLVAWLDPGIASDIAQSLYNQARQNHGVWDRWTHNNGGTHVMNGDPSAAALAGMYAFGARDFDAAGALASLVHAADHPTALDTSHDGCEVECVGQRPGLDAWLKLHYIPVGAPAWGPAADTLETVAAEFGIGTLAGRLGDAATAQRFMARAQYWRNLFDPKATPEGGYIRNRNADGSWALVKDDDAQPPHAFTPSTEDGFVEGSAAQYVWMVPFNVAGLFDAMGGRDKARARLDAFFYQPDGAFAVTKSGPLHAELDNEPSIGTPWLYNFAGQPWKTQELVRRVLDTLWLNEPKGIPGNDDLGQMSSWYVFAALGVYPSIPGRAEMVVGSPLFTRATIHRAAGNIVIEAPDAGPGKPYVTALRVDGKASLRAWLPESFALKGGTLRFDLSATPDKAWATRPEDAPPSFDAPR
- a CDS encoding bestrophin family protein; translated protein: MILPGRAHVGHILRYVGKPLIWLLAWDVVVTAFWYVIHPRLTAEFPALPLTLLGSAVAVYLSFRNTTAYARWWEARTLWGAMVNASRTLAREAGTMLPDRSVGATVAHRQIAYVHALRMHLRRQAPWDELTPRLPADEIERLRHVTNLPNAIHARTGVLIADARPDPILLASLARTLSDISNAQGGMERIKNTPLPQQYATYPAIFTHGFCILLPLGLVETLGLYTPLGSTMAGFLFLALLQIGNDMQNPFENLEDDVPLTTLTRGIEIDLRDSLNEAHGLKPVQPENGILW
- a CDS encoding carbonic anhydrase; the encoded protein is MTQETPRNESLLGLLRGVEDFSDKVFPEPGNRKLFGELAEGQSPHTLFITCADSRVVPEMITQTQPGELFVCRNIGNIVPGYGEMLGGVSAVVEYAVAVLGVRHIVICGHTDCGAMKGLLNPESTRDLPTVEAWLRNAQAARSAVFARKLEGAEAMQAVIEENVRLQLTHLRTHPAVAAALANGTIALQGWVYGIGDGKVAVLDEDSLKFIPLAEAIQREHNA
- the gcvP gene encoding aminomethyl-transferring glycine dehydrogenase, which encodes MSQKNSPSLRELENHGAFIERHIGPNDAEIDAMLAVVGHASLDALTDAIVPGSIKSPAPLSLPTAVTEEEALAKIRAIADRNTVFRSFIGQGYYGTLTPNVILRNVLENPAWYTAYTPYQAEISQGRMEALINFQTMVTDLTGMDISNASLLDEATAAAEAMTLAKRSAKSKSNVFFVSKDVHPQTLEVLRTRADGIGIELHVGADGDAGSVDSFGVLLQYPNTFGRINDYTALADATHARGGIVCVATDLLALTLIAAPGSWGADIVVGNTQRFGVPYGFGGPHAAYLACRDAYKRSMPGRLIGVSVDSEGKPAYRLTLQTREQHIRREKATSNICTAQVLLAVMASMYAVYHGPDGLARIARRTHRLTAILADVLGKAGVTVGNDFFDTLHITGVDAAALHAKAAKAGLNLRAIDAGSVGISLDETTTRADIAALAGVFGAELGDIDALDAATADALPSALLRDTAFLQHPVFNTHHSEHELLRYLRGLADKDLALDRTMIPLGSCTMKLNATAEMIPVTWPEFANIHPLAPADQAQGYKQLIDELEAMLVECTGYDSVSLQPNSGAQGEYAGLLAIRAYHRSRNEGHRDICLIPESAHGTNPASAQMCGMTVVVTRCDANGNVDVDDIRAKAEKYSDRLAAIMITYPSTHGVFEEDVVAICDVVHQNGGQVYTDGANMNALVGVAKPGKWGSDVSHLNLHKTFCIPHGGGGPGVGPCAVKSHLAPFLPRGFGNEGDVGMVSAATFGSASILPISWMYITLMGTEGLRKATQVALLNANYIARRLAPHYKTLYTGRNGLVAHECILDLRPLKDATGVGAEDVAKRLIDFGFHAPTLSFPVSGTLMVEPTESESQHELDRFIDAMIQIREEIAAVEDGRLDREDNPLRRAPHTAAMVTGTEWTHAYPRELAAFPLPSLKFSKYWPPVSRVDNVYGDKNVMCACIPIDAYKEDAEA
- a CDS encoding TetR/AcrR family transcriptional regulator — its product is MVDSSSRPPRRERSLTRDRIIDAAIALLDSRGEGGLTFRALSERLATGPGALYGHIADKDDLLTAACDAIVARTLDPATDGTAHQATTPGDRIRAIALGMFDAIDRHPWVGTALGHSPGQLPGIRLLEALGTQIQALDVPPAAQWSTVLAVWSYILGVAGQNAANARYGQARGVDREAFLATIAATWTALDPAAYPFTRSMATALHAHDDRADYLAGIDLLLNGIRSRKDIIPGPGSV